A single region of the Oryzias latipes chromosome 21, ASM223467v1 genome encodes:
- the LOC101164105 gene encoding cyclic AMP-responsive element-binding protein 1-like isoform X1: protein MKMESSVETQQAADTAVTDSENQITPAQIATLAQVSMTTGHTSATGPTVTLVQLPNGQTVQVHGVIQAAQPSVIQSPQVQAVQDFFSSGFFQISTIAESEDSQESVDSVTDSQKRREILSRRPSYRKILNDLSSDAPAVPRIEEEKAEEDSSAAAATPAITTVTVPTPIYQTSSGQYIAITQGGAIQLANNGTDGVQGLQTLTMTNAAAAAQPGATILQYAQTSDGQQILVPSNQVVVQAASGDVQAYQIRAAPASTIAPGVVMASSPALPTQGATEEVTRKREVRLMKNREAARECRRKKKEYVKCLENRVAVLENQNKTLIEELKALKDLYCHKSE from the exons ATGAAGATGGAGTCATCAGTAGAGACCCAACAGGCAGCCGACACTGCTGTGACCGACTCCGAGAACCAGATCACACCCGCACAGATTGCTACTTTGGCGCAG GTTTCCATGACAACGGGACACACCTCAGCCACGGGCCCCACCGTAACTCTAGTGCAGCTTCCCAACGGACAAACAGTTCAGGTTCACGGCGTCATCCAGGCGGCACAGCCTTCCGTCATCCAGTCCCCGCAGGTCCAGGCAGTACAG gattttttttcctctggtttCTTCCAGATCTCCACCATAGCCGAAAGTGAAGACTCCCAGGAGTCTGTGGACAGTGTCACCGACTCTCAAAAGCGCAGGGAGATTCTGTCACGACGTCCGTCCTACAG GAAAATTCTGAACGACCTTTCCTCTGATGCACCGGCTGTCCCTCGCATCGAGGAGGAAAAGGCGGAGGAGGACTCGTCTGCTGCAGCAGCGACCCCTGCCATCACCACCGTTACGGTGCCCACACCCATCTACCAGACCAGCAGTGGGCAGTACA TTGCAATTACTCAGGGCGGGGCTATTCAGCTGGCCAATAACGGCACAGATGGAGTCCAAGGTCTTCAGACACTGACCATGACGAACGCCGCTGCAGCCGCCCAGCCTGGAGCCACCATCCTGCAGTACGCCCAGACCAGCGACGGCCAGCAGATACTGGTTCCCAGTAACCAGGTCGTGGTGCAAG CTGCCTCCGGCGACGTCCAAGCCTACCAAATCCGTGCCGCCCCTGCCAGCACCATCGCCCCTGGGGTCGTTATGGCCTCCTCCCCGGCCCTCCCCACCCAGGGTGCCACAGAAGAGGTCACCAGGAAGCGGGAGGTCCGCCTCATGAAAAACAG AGAGGCGGCGCGGGAGTGTCGAAGGAAGAAGAAGGAGTACGTGAAATGTTTGGAGAACAGAGTGGCGGTGCTGGAGAACCAAAACAAGACGCTAATTGAAGAACTGAAAGCACTGAAAGACCTTTACTGTCATAAATCTGAGTAA
- the LOC101164105 gene encoding cyclic AMP-responsive element-binding protein 1-like isoform X2 translates to MKMESSVETQQAADTAVTDSENQITPAQIATLAQVSMTTGHTSATGPTVTLVQLPNGQTVQVHGVIQAAQPSVIQSPQVQAVQISTIAESEDSQESVDSVTDSQKRREILSRRPSYRKILNDLSSDAPAVPRIEEEKAEEDSSAAAATPAITTVTVPTPIYQTSSGQYIAITQGGAIQLANNGTDGVQGLQTLTMTNAAAAAQPGATILQYAQTSDGQQILVPSNQVVVQAASGDVQAYQIRAAPASTIAPGVVMASSPALPTQGATEEVTRKREVRLMKNREAARECRRKKKEYVKCLENRVAVLENQNKTLIEELKALKDLYCHKSE, encoded by the exons ATGAAGATGGAGTCATCAGTAGAGACCCAACAGGCAGCCGACACTGCTGTGACCGACTCCGAGAACCAGATCACACCCGCACAGATTGCTACTTTGGCGCAG GTTTCCATGACAACGGGACACACCTCAGCCACGGGCCCCACCGTAACTCTAGTGCAGCTTCCCAACGGACAAACAGTTCAGGTTCACGGCGTCATCCAGGCGGCACAGCCTTCCGTCATCCAGTCCCCGCAGGTCCAGGCAGTACAG ATCTCCACCATAGCCGAAAGTGAAGACTCCCAGGAGTCTGTGGACAGTGTCACCGACTCTCAAAAGCGCAGGGAGATTCTGTCACGACGTCCGTCCTACAG GAAAATTCTGAACGACCTTTCCTCTGATGCACCGGCTGTCCCTCGCATCGAGGAGGAAAAGGCGGAGGAGGACTCGTCTGCTGCAGCAGCGACCCCTGCCATCACCACCGTTACGGTGCCCACACCCATCTACCAGACCAGCAGTGGGCAGTACA TTGCAATTACTCAGGGCGGGGCTATTCAGCTGGCCAATAACGGCACAGATGGAGTCCAAGGTCTTCAGACACTGACCATGACGAACGCCGCTGCAGCCGCCCAGCCTGGAGCCACCATCCTGCAGTACGCCCAGACCAGCGACGGCCAGCAGATACTGGTTCCCAGTAACCAGGTCGTGGTGCAAG CTGCCTCCGGCGACGTCCAAGCCTACCAAATCCGTGCCGCCCCTGCCAGCACCATCGCCCCTGGGGTCGTTATGGCCTCCTCCCCGGCCCTCCCCACCCAGGGTGCCACAGAAGAGGTCACCAGGAAGCGGGAGGTCCGCCTCATGAAAAACAG AGAGGCGGCGCGGGAGTGTCGAAGGAAGAAGAAGGAGTACGTGAAATGTTTGGAGAACAGAGTGGCGGTGCTGGAGAACCAAAACAAGACGCTAATTGAAGAACTGAAAGCACTGAAAGACCTTTACTGTCATAAATCTGAGTAA